Proteins from a genomic interval of Geodermatophilus obscurus DSM 43160:
- a CDS encoding beta-ketoacyl synthase N-terminal-like domain-containing protein → MTETTVINDEGVVTEVAGYARDTAPEGRAITAPPRGTTRLLVTGIGVVAPTGVGVEEHWRSLLRGELAVRPIEGFDASRYGVTVAGQVRDFDPEQYVVPQLKVQTDRWSWMSLAAATLAAEDAGYIPPEEAYATSVFLAAGSGGNEFSQHEIQGLWAKGPRSVGAYQSIAWFYAASTGQVSIRDGYKGPSGVVVSEGAGGLDSIGWARRVARRGTPAVLVGGTEAGVTPYALLCQVTSGRLSTAPRPEDAYKPFDERANGHAIGEGGAILLLEEADAARARGAQRVWGEVIGYGATHDAHHHEDPAPDATQYTRAIRLALADAGVAPEEVGLVVADGAGVPELDALEAQAITAVFGERGVPVTAPSSWTGRLMAGGSALNVATALLAMRDGVLPATGNVNRPVAEYGLDLVLENRERDLDVVVVLARGFGGFNSALVLRRYEEEESG, encoded by the coding sequence ATGACCGAAACGACCGTCATCAACGACGAGGGCGTGGTCACCGAGGTGGCCGGCTACGCCCGGGACACCGCCCCCGAGGGCCGGGCGATCACCGCACCCCCGCGCGGGACCACCCGGCTGCTGGTCACCGGCATCGGCGTCGTCGCCCCCACCGGCGTCGGCGTCGAGGAACACTGGCGGTCCCTGCTGCGCGGGGAGCTGGCGGTGCGCCCCATCGAGGGCTTCGACGCCTCGCGGTACGGGGTGACCGTCGCCGGGCAGGTGCGCGACTTCGACCCCGAGCAGTACGTCGTGCCACAGCTCAAGGTGCAGACCGACCGGTGGTCGTGGATGTCGCTGGCCGCGGCGACGCTGGCCGCCGAGGACGCCGGCTACATCCCGCCGGAGGAGGCCTACGCCACCTCGGTGTTCCTCGCCGCCGGCTCCGGCGGCAACGAGTTCAGCCAGCACGAGATCCAGGGGCTGTGGGCCAAGGGCCCCCGGTCGGTGGGCGCCTACCAGTCCATCGCCTGGTTCTACGCGGCCAGCACCGGCCAGGTGTCGATCCGCGACGGCTACAAGGGCCCCTCCGGCGTGGTCGTCAGCGAGGGCGCCGGCGGGCTGGACAGCATCGGCTGGGCGCGGCGGGTGGCGCGCCGCGGCACCCCGGCCGTGCTGGTGGGCGGCACCGAGGCCGGCGTGACGCCGTACGCGCTGCTGTGCCAGGTCACCAGCGGGCGGCTGTCCACCGCCCCGCGCCCGGAGGACGCCTACAAGCCCTTCGACGAGCGGGCCAACGGCCACGCCATCGGCGAGGGCGGCGCGATCCTGCTGCTCGAGGAGGCCGACGCCGCACGAGCCCGTGGTGCGCAGCGCGTGTGGGGCGAGGTGATCGGCTACGGCGCCACCCACGACGCCCACCACCACGAGGACCCGGCACCCGACGCGACCCAGTACACGCGCGCGATCCGGCTCGCGCTGGCCGACGCCGGCGTGGCGCCGGAGGAGGTGGGCCTGGTGGTCGCCGACGGCGCCGGCGTCCCCGAGCTCGATGCGTTGGAGGCGCAGGCGATCACCGCGGTGTTCGGCGAGCGCGGCGTACCGGTGACCGCGCCGTCGTCCTGGACCGGCCGGCTCATGGCCGGCGGGTCGGCGCTCAACGTGGCGACCGCCCTGCTCGCCATGCGCGACGGGGTGCTGCCCGCCACCGGCAACGTCAACCGGCCGGTGGCGGAGTACGGGCTGGACCTGGTGCTCGAGAACCGCGAGCGCGACCTCGACGTCGTCGTCGTCCTCGCCCGGGGCTTCGGGGGCTTCAACAGCGCCCTCGTCCTGCGCCGGTACGAGGAGGAGGAGTCGGGATGA
- a CDS encoding beta-ketoacyl-[acyl-carrier-protein] synthase family protein yields MSASRRRVVITGIGVVAPGSMGREGFWEMITAGRTATRRITFFDPSRFRSQVAAEVDFDGRKLGLTAQEVHRNDRFVQFALVAADEAVADSGLRMGVGGAPDAPEPERVGVTIGSAVGATTRLEDEYVQVSDAGKHWLVDPRYASRFLHQALVPSCAATEVAVRFRAQGPGTVVSTGCTSGIDAVGYGSQLIEDGDADVVLAGASDAPISPISMACFDTIRATTGNNADPEHASKPFDARRDGFVMGEGSAVMVLEELEHAQRRGAEIYCEVTGYANRCNAFHMTGLRPDGVEMSEALDQALAQGRIDGSEVGYVNAHGSGTKQNDRHETAAVKLSLGEAAYSVPMSSLKSMVGHSLGAIGSIEIAATALAVQRQVVPPTANYEVPDPECDLDYVPKTARDHKVDVAVSVGSGFGGFQSAIVLAKPDRRPA; encoded by the coding sequence GTGAGCGCCTCTCGACGGCGGGTCGTCATCACCGGGATCGGCGTGGTCGCACCCGGGTCCATGGGCCGCGAGGGCTTCTGGGAAATGATCACCGCCGGCCGGACGGCGACCCGCCGGATCACCTTCTTCGACCCGAGCCGCTTCCGGTCGCAGGTGGCCGCCGAGGTGGACTTCGACGGCCGGAAGCTGGGCCTCACCGCCCAGGAGGTGCACCGCAACGACCGCTTCGTGCAGTTCGCGCTGGTGGCGGCGGACGAGGCGGTCGCCGACAGCGGGCTGCGCATGGGGGTCGGCGGTGCCCCGGACGCGCCGGAGCCCGAGCGGGTCGGGGTCACCATCGGCAGCGCCGTCGGGGCCACGACCCGGCTGGAGGACGAGTACGTCCAGGTCAGCGACGCCGGCAAGCACTGGCTGGTCGACCCCCGCTACGCCTCCCGGTTCCTCCACCAGGCCCTGGTGCCCAGCTGCGCGGCCACCGAGGTGGCCGTGCGGTTCCGGGCGCAGGGCCCGGGGACGGTGGTGTCCACCGGTTGCACGTCGGGCATCGACGCGGTCGGCTACGGCAGCCAGCTGATCGAGGACGGCGACGCCGACGTGGTGCTCGCCGGTGCCAGCGACGCGCCGATCTCGCCGATCTCGATGGCCTGCTTCGACACCATCCGGGCGACGACGGGCAACAACGCCGACCCGGAGCACGCCTCCAAGCCCTTCGACGCCCGCCGCGACGGCTTCGTCATGGGTGAGGGCTCGGCGGTGATGGTCCTGGAGGAGCTGGAGCACGCCCAGCGGCGGGGCGCGGAGATCTACTGCGAGGTCACCGGCTACGCCAACCGCTGCAACGCCTTCCACATGACCGGCCTGCGTCCGGACGGCGTGGAGATGTCCGAGGCCCTGGACCAGGCACTGGCCCAGGGGCGGATCGACGGCAGCGAGGTCGGCTACGTCAACGCCCACGGGTCGGGGACCAAGCAGAACGACCGGCACGAGACCGCCGCGGTCAAGCTGAGCCTCGGCGAGGCCGCCTACAGCGTGCCGATGAGCTCGCTCAAGTCGATGGTGGGGCACTCGCTGGGCGCCATCGGCTCGATCGAGATCGCCGCCACCGCGCTCGCCGTGCAGCGGCAGGTCGTCCCGCCGACGGCCAACTACGAGGTGCCCGACCCCGAGTGCGACCTGGACTACGTCCCCAAGACCGCCCGCGACCACAAGGTCGACGTCGCCGTCTCGGTGGGCAGTGGGTTCGGCGGTTTCCAGTCGGCCATCGTGCTGGCCAAGCCCGATCGGAGGCCCGCATGA
- a CDS encoding cupin domain-containing protein, with product MTTIQHPPSAKVRCGPTVHRADTPPNRRRGGDIRVLLSPASVGSTAGFMGTLTLEPGEVVTEHWHPYSEEFLYCQSGDVLVTLDGEERRLTGESAVHIPIGVRHRIVNDSATTATFVFLCGPLAPRPELGHVDTEPSPGVR from the coding sequence ATGACCACCATCCAGCACCCCCCGTCGGCCAAGGTGCGCTGCGGACCCACCGTCCACCGCGCCGACACGCCCCCGAACCGCCGGCGCGGCGGCGACATCCGCGTCCTGCTGTCGCCGGCCAGCGTCGGCTCCACCGCCGGGTTCATGGGCACCCTCACCCTCGAGCCCGGCGAGGTCGTCACCGAGCACTGGCACCCGTACTCGGAGGAGTTCCTCTACTGCCAGAGCGGGGACGTCCTGGTGACCCTGGACGGCGAGGAGCGGCGGCTGACCGGCGAGTCCGCCGTCCACATCCCGATCGGGGTGCGGCACCGCATCGTCAACGACTCCGCGACGACGGCCACCTTCGTCTTCCTCTGCGGCCCGCTGGCGCCGCGACCGGAGCTGGGCCACGTCGACACCGAGCCGTCGCCGGGCGTGCGGTGA
- a CDS encoding ACP S-malonyltransferase, with the protein MTGTAVVLAGEAGVRAGAVDAWLEDAAARAVVDEASAVVGRDVATWWRDPLNLCCDTTAAHVEVVVSGIAGYRSLTERGLRPVVVAGHGVGEYAALVAAGALPLDQVVELVHWRAELLSLSPRPSCAGMAAVVGPGAGEVARAVVEDVGDTGALAVAAVDGPSQVLLAGGCEALARARETVLAAGLELVRLPGRTACHGPLVAPVARHLGAAFADLEWSEPDVPVVPNADGRPTRDPEQLARCLRAHLTSPVQWEATSRALVEAGATEVVEVAAVPVLGPLIRQVHPDLPVHLAAGPGTPLPTTPLEPAPAVPVHTGGET; encoded by the coding sequence GTGACCGGCACCGCCGTCGTCCTCGCCGGGGAGGCCGGCGTCCGGGCCGGCGCGGTCGACGCCTGGCTCGAGGACGCGGCGGCCCGCGCGGTGGTCGACGAGGCCTCCGCGGTGGTGGGGCGCGACGTGGCCACGTGGTGGCGCGACCCGCTCAACCTCTGCTGCGACACCACGGCCGCCCACGTCGAGGTCGTGGTCAGCGGGATCGCCGGCTACCGCAGCCTGACCGAGCGTGGCCTGCGGCCGGTCGTCGTCGCCGGGCACGGAGTCGGCGAGTACGCCGCCCTGGTGGCCGCCGGCGCGCTCCCCCTGGACCAGGTCGTGGAGCTGGTCCACTGGCGCGCCGAGCTGCTGTCGCTGTCGCCGCGCCCGTCCTGCGCGGGCATGGCGGCCGTCGTCGGACCCGGCGCCGGCGAGGTGGCCCGCGCGGTCGTCGAGGACGTGGGCGACACCGGGGCGCTGGCGGTCGCGGCGGTCGACGGGCCGTCCCAGGTCCTGCTCGCCGGCGGCTGCGAGGCGCTGGCGCGGGCACGGGAGACCGTGCTCGCCGCCGGGCTGGAACTGGTCCGGCTGCCCGGGCGCACCGCCTGCCACGGCCCGCTCGTCGCGCCGGTCGCCCGGCACCTCGGCGCCGCCTTCGCCGACCTCGAGTGGTCCGAGCCGGACGTGCCCGTCGTCCCCAACGCCGACGGCCGGCCGACGCGGGACCCCGAGCAGCTCGCCCGCTGCCTGCGCGCCCACCTCACCTCGCCCGTGCAGTGGGAGGCCACCTCCCGCGCGCTGGTCGAGGCCGGGGCGACCGAGGTCGTCGAGGTGGCTGCCGTCCCGGTCCTGGGGCCCCTCATCCGCCAGGTCCACCCCGACCTCCCGGTGCACCTCGCCGCCGGGCCCGGGACACCGCTCCCGACCACACCCCTGGAGCCCGCTCCCGCGGTGCCCGTCCACACCGGAGGAGAGACATGA
- a CDS encoding SRPBCC family protein, which translates to MSSTVEPGTATAGHTDNSIYIDAPIDHVWAMTNDLPSWPDLFTEYAEVEILASTENWFRFRLKMHPDESGRVWSWVSERTLDEAAHEVRARRVEPGPFEFMDIRWNYAPEGSGTRMRWVQDFRMRPEAPIDTEGMTRRIDANSKVQMGIIKDKVEAAAAARSGEPAT; encoded by the coding sequence GTGAGCAGCACTGTCGAGCCGGGCACCGCCACCGCCGGGCACACGGACAACTCGATCTACATCGACGCCCCGATCGACCACGTCTGGGCGATGACCAACGACCTGCCGTCGTGGCCGGACCTGTTCACCGAGTACGCCGAGGTGGAGATCCTCGCCTCGACCGAGAACTGGTTCCGGTTCCGGCTCAAGATGCACCCGGACGAGAGCGGGCGGGTCTGGAGCTGGGTCTCCGAGCGCACGCTCGACGAGGCGGCCCACGAGGTGCGCGCCCGGCGGGTGGAGCCCGGCCCCTTCGAGTTCATGGACATCCGGTGGAACTACGCCCCGGAGGGGTCCGGCACCCGGATGCGCTGGGTGCAGGACTTCCGGATGCGCCCGGAGGCCCCCATCGACACCGAGGGGATGACCCGGCGGATCGACGCCAACAGCAAGGTACAGATGGGGATCATCAAGGACAAGGTGGAGGCGGCGGCCGCCGCCCGGTCCGGGGAGCCGGCGACGTGA
- a CDS encoding acyl carrier protein, with the protein MPDTTFTLSDLMNLLSEKAGLPRTSHTTDPDAHFADIGLDSLAFLSMQTELQDRFGTEMPDDSPDHYTLGQIVEHVDAAQKSAGMA; encoded by the coding sequence GTGCCCGACACGACCTTCACTCTCAGCGACCTCATGAACCTGCTCAGCGAGAAGGCGGGGCTGCCCAGGACGTCGCACACGACGGACCCGGACGCCCACTTCGCCGACATCGGCCTGGACTCGCTGGCCTTCCTGTCCATGCAGACCGAGCTGCAGGACCGCTTCGGCACCGAGATGCCCGATGACAGCCCGGACCACTACACGCTCGGCCAGATCGTCGAGCACGTCGACGCCGCCCAGAAGTCCGCCGGGATGGCCTGA
- a CDS encoding acetyl-CoA carboxylase biotin carboxylase subunit has translation MIGRMLVANRGEIAVRVARACRELGIEVVAVYSTSDRNSAVVDLADEAVHIGPPAPRRSYLHVANIVEAALRTGADAVHPGYGFLSEDPDFAEICAAEGLTFVGPPPAVMQQMGNKATARRLMADAGLPLLPGVVEPVGSVDEAREVAARIGYPLIIKAAAGGGGRGMTVVREAADLADAFTTTRATARAVFRDPAVYLERHLARARHVEVQILCDTHGNGVSLGERDCSLQRRHQKLLEEGPAGHLSPEQRAELGRLAVHGALSVGYTGAGTMEFLVDGSGSAYFMEMNARIQVEHPVTELLTGVDLVREQILVSAGRRLQLTQADVVPRGAAIECRINAEDPTRGFAPAPGRLDVLQVPNGPWTRFDTGYRQGDTVPPDYDSLLGKLVVWAPDREQAIRRMDRALAELRVEGPGVHTTVALHRALLRDPDVTADRHDVQFLDRQLPEVLARAASLADAPEPGLPAARGSLSLVQTPAAEAQPDSTPPEGPTPCPTRPSLSATS, from the coding sequence GTGATCGGCCGCATGCTCGTCGCCAACCGCGGCGAGATCGCCGTCCGGGTGGCCCGGGCCTGCCGCGAGCTCGGCATCGAGGTCGTCGCCGTCTACTCCACCTCCGACCGGAACTCCGCCGTCGTCGACCTGGCGGACGAGGCCGTGCACATCGGGCCGCCGGCGCCGCGGCGCAGCTACCTGCACGTGGCCAACATCGTGGAGGCGGCCCTGCGCACCGGCGCCGACGCGGTCCACCCCGGCTACGGCTTCCTGTCCGAGGACCCGGACTTCGCCGAGATCTGCGCCGCGGAGGGGCTGACCTTCGTCGGCCCGCCGCCGGCGGTGATGCAGCAGATGGGCAACAAGGCGACCGCGCGCCGGCTCATGGCCGACGCCGGCCTGCCGCTGCTGCCGGGCGTCGTCGAACCGGTGGGCAGCGTCGACGAGGCCCGGGAGGTCGCCGCGCGGATCGGCTACCCGCTGATCATCAAGGCGGCGGCCGGCGGCGGCGGGCGGGGCATGACCGTCGTCCGCGAGGCGGCGGACCTGGCCGACGCGTTCACCACCACCCGCGCCACCGCCCGCGCGGTCTTCCGCGACCCCGCCGTCTACCTCGAGCGCCACCTCGCCCGGGCGCGGCACGTGGAGGTGCAGATCCTCTGCGACACCCACGGCAACGGCGTCTCCCTCGGCGAGCGGGACTGCTCGCTGCAGCGGCGGCACCAGAAGCTCCTCGAGGAGGGGCCGGCCGGCCACCTCAGCCCCGAGCAGCGCGCGGAGCTCGGCCGGCTGGCGGTGCACGGCGCGCTGTCGGTGGGCTACACCGGCGCCGGGACGATGGAGTTCCTGGTCGACGGGTCCGGGTCGGCCTACTTCATGGAGATGAACGCCCGGATCCAGGTCGAGCACCCGGTCACCGAGCTGCTCACCGGCGTGGACCTCGTCCGCGAGCAGATCCTGGTCTCCGCCGGCCGGCGCCTGCAGCTGACCCAGGCCGACGTCGTCCCCCGCGGTGCGGCCATCGAGTGCCGGATCAACGCCGAGGACCCCACCCGGGGCTTCGCCCCGGCACCCGGCCGGCTCGACGTCCTGCAGGTGCCTAACGGGCCGTGGACCCGGTTCGACACCGGCTACCGGCAGGGCGACACCGTCCCCCCGGACTACGACTCGCTGCTCGGCAAGCTCGTCGTCTGGGCCCCCGATCGGGAACAGGCCATCCGCCGGATGGACCGCGCCCTGGCCGAGCTGCGGGTCGAGGGCCCCGGCGTGCACACCACCGTCGCGCTGCACCGGGCCCTGTTGCGGGACCCCGACGTCACCGCCGACCGCCACGACGTCCAGTTCCTCGACCGGCAGCTGCCCGAGGTGCTCGCCCGTGCCGCGTCGCTCGCCGACGCCCCGGAACCGGGCCTCCCGGCCGCCCGCGGCTCCCTGTCGCTCGTCCAGACCCCGGCTGCAGAAGCGCAGCCGGACTCCACCCCACCGGAAGGACCGACACCGTGCCCGACACGACCTTCACTCTCAGCGACCTCATGA
- the accB gene encoding acetyl-CoA carboxylase biotin carboxyl carrier protein codes for MTVHPSEISPRMGATPPPEPDQGARDLRDEVVALARSLPGGLRRLTVRNGDRAIEVEWATDAPGTGSSAPGAPAPAVSAASDDRPDAGAEAAEAAGAVRSPLVGTFYAAPSPGADPFVRVGDEVEPGQTVGIVEAMKLMNPILADEAGVVAEVLVGDAESVEYDQVLMRLRPTGRAR; via the coding sequence ATGACCGTGCACCCCAGCGAGATCTCCCCGCGGATGGGCGCCACGCCGCCACCGGAGCCGGACCAGGGGGCCCGCGACCTGCGCGACGAGGTCGTGGCACTGGCCCGCAGCCTCCCCGGCGGGCTGCGCCGGCTGACCGTGCGCAACGGCGACCGCGCCATCGAGGTCGAGTGGGCCACCGACGCCCCGGGGACCGGCTCCTCCGCGCCCGGAGCCCCGGCGCCCGCCGTGTCGGCCGCCTCCGACGACCGGCCCGACGCGGGCGCGGAGGCGGCCGAGGCGGCAGGGGCGGTCCGCTCCCCCCTCGTCGGCACCTTCTACGCGGCGCCGTCGCCCGGGGCCGACCCGTTCGTCCGCGTCGGCGACGAGGTCGAACCGGGACAGACCGTCGGGATCGTCGAGGCGATGAAGCTGATGAACCCGATCCTCGCCGACGAGGCGGGGGTGGTCGCCGAGGTCCTCGTCGGCGACGCCGAGTCGGTCGAGTACGACCAGGTCCTCATGCGGCTGCGGCCGACGGGGCGGGCCCGGTGA